One part of the Gemmatimonadota bacterium genome encodes these proteins:
- a CDS encoding radical SAM protein, producing the protein MSEGAAPTDSAAARSDLLRVTEIFHSIQGEGTWAGLPCTFIRLTGCPLRCVWCDTEYAFHGGERMTLRAIVERARSIGTPLVEVTGGEPLVHPGAFRLCTLLLDAGFTVLVETSGALDVGPLDPRAHKIMDLKCPGSGESHRNLWSNIDKLTGRDEVKFVVADRVDYEWARETIAVRGLDERVRSGQLRALLMAPAWGAVEWADLAGWILEDQLPVRLQLQLHKLIWGADATGV; encoded by the coding sequence GTGAGCGAGGGTGCCGCCCCGACGGATTCGGCCGCCGCAAGATCGGATTTACTGCGCGTCACCGAGATCTTCCACTCCATCCAGGGAGAGGGCACGTGGGCGGGGCTGCCGTGCACGTTCATCCGCCTTACGGGATGCCCGCTCCGGTGCGTGTGGTGCGACACCGAGTACGCGTTCCACGGCGGCGAGCGAATGACCCTGAGGGCCATCGTGGAGCGCGCGCGGTCGATCGGCACGCCGCTCGTGGAGGTGACCGGCGGCGAACCCTTGGTCCACCCGGGAGCGTTTCGGCTGTGCACGCTCCTCCTGGACGCCGGCTTCACCGTACTCGTCGAGACGTCCGGCGCATTGGATGTCGGCCCGCTCGACCCCCGAGCCCACAAGATCATGGACCTCAAGTGTCCTGGGTCGGGAGAGAGCCACCGAAACCTCTGGTCGAACATCGACAAGCTCACCGGACGCGACGAGGTCAAATTCGTCGTGGCCGACCGCGTCGACTACGAGTGGGCTCGTGAGACGATCGCTGTCCGCGGGTTGGACGAGCGCGTGCGGTCCGGCCAACTCCGCGCGCTGCTCATGGCACCAGCCTGGGGCGCCGTGGAGTGGGCGGACCTGGCCGGCTGGATCCTGGAGGACCAACTCCCCGTGCGCCTGCAATTGCAGTTGCACAAGCTCATTTGGGGGGCGGACGCCACGGGCGTGTAA
- a CDS encoding sodium:solute symporter family protein: MNVQAWTFTLVALSFALYIGVAILSRAGSTRDFYVASGGVPPLANGMATAADWMSAASFISMAGLIAFRGYDGSVFLMGWTGGYVLLALLLAPYLRKFGAYTVPDFVGDRYYSQTARIVAVVCAVFISFTYVAGQMRGVGIVFSRFLEVPVHVGVMIGMGIVFFYAVLGGMKGITYTQVAQYCVLIFAYLVPAIFLSLLIAGKAIPQLGFGGVDQASGTFLLERLDGLHAELGFAAYTSGVKSTIDVLAITAALMVGTAGLPHVIIRFYTVPRVRDARASVGWALLFIALLYTTAPAVAAFARTNLLNTVSGRPYAEVPEWFTTWESTGLIAYEDHNGDGHIQFVGPDATDPAGEPVRNELTIDQDIMVLANPEIARLPNWVVGLVAAGGLAAALSTAAGLLLVVSSAVSHDLLKRALRPTISERGELIAARVAAGAAVIVAGYLGIDPPGFVAEVVAFAFGLAASSFFPILLLGIFSRRMNREGAIAGMVSGITFTAAYIVYFKFVNPAANVPENWWFGVSPEGIGALGMLVNFGVALVVSALTPPPPAHVGALVDSIRVPSGAGPAHEISA, from the coding sequence GTGAACGTCCAGGCCTGGACGTTCACGCTCGTCGCGCTCTCCTTCGCGCTGTACATCGGCGTCGCGATCCTGTCGCGGGCCGGGTCCACGCGCGACTTCTACGTGGCGAGTGGCGGGGTGCCGCCGCTCGCGAACGGCATGGCCACGGCGGCCGACTGGATGTCCGCCGCGTCGTTCATATCCATGGCCGGCCTGATCGCCTTCCGGGGCTACGACGGCTCCGTCTTCCTGATGGGCTGGACGGGCGGCTACGTGCTCCTGGCGCTGCTGCTGGCGCCCTACCTGAGGAAGTTCGGCGCGTACACCGTCCCGGACTTCGTGGGCGATCGATACTACTCGCAGACCGCGCGCATAGTGGCCGTGGTGTGCGCGGTGTTCATCTCGTTCACGTACGTGGCGGGGCAGATGCGCGGCGTCGGCATCGTGTTCAGCCGCTTCCTGGAAGTGCCGGTCCACGTGGGCGTCATGATCGGCATGGGCATCGTCTTCTTCTACGCCGTGCTGGGCGGCATGAAGGGGATCACCTATACGCAGGTGGCGCAGTACTGCGTGCTGATCTTCGCGTATCTGGTGCCGGCGATCTTCCTGTCGCTCCTGATAGCCGGCAAGGCGATCCCGCAACTGGGGTTCGGCGGCGTGGACCAGGCCAGCGGAACGTTCCTGCTCGAGCGCCTGGACGGACTGCACGCGGAGCTGGGGTTCGCGGCGTACACGTCGGGGGTGAAATCGACCATCGACGTGCTGGCCATCACGGCGGCGCTCATGGTCGGGACGGCCGGCCTGCCGCACGTGATCATCCGCTTCTACACCGTCCCGCGGGTGCGCGACGCGCGGGCGAGCGTCGGCTGGGCGCTGCTGTTCATCGCGCTGCTGTACACGACCGCGCCGGCGGTGGCGGCGTTCGCCCGGACCAACCTCCTGAATACCGTCTCGGGCCGGCCGTACGCGGAGGTCCCCGAGTGGTTCACGACCTGGGAATCGACGGGGCTCATCGCGTACGAGGACCACAACGGCGACGGGCACATCCAGTTCGTCGGCCCGGACGCCACCGACCCGGCGGGCGAGCCCGTGCGCAACGAGCTGACCATAGACCAGGACATCATGGTGCTGGCCAACCCGGAGATCGCGCGCCTGCCCAACTGGGTGGTGGGGCTGGTGGCGGCGGGCGGGCTGGCCGCCGCGCTTTCCACGGCGGCAGGCCTCCTCCTGGTGGTGTCGTCGGCGGTGAGCCACGACCTGCTCAAGCGCGCGCTGCGACCCACGATCAGCGAGCGCGGCGAGTTGATCGCGGCGCGCGTCGCGGCCGGCGCCGCGGTGATAGTCGCGGGCTACCTGGGGATCGATCCTCCCGGGTTCGTGGCGGAGGTCGTCGCGTTCGCGTTCGGGCTGGCGGCTTCCTCGTTCTTCCCGATCCTGCTGCTGGGGATATTCTCCCGGCGCATGAACCGGGAAGGCGCCATCGCCGGCATGGTCAGCGGGATCACGTTCACGGCGGCCTACATCGTCTACTTCAAGTTCGTGAACCCCGCCGCCAACGTCCCGGAGAACTGGTGGTTTGGCGTCTCGCCCGAGGGCATCGGTGCGCTGGGCATGCTCGTCAACTTCGGCGTGGCCCTTGTCGTTTCCGCGCTCACGCCGCCGCCACCGGCGCACGTGGGCGCCCTGGTGGACTCCATCCGGGTGCCCTCGGGGGCGGGACCCGCGCACGAGATTTCCGCCTAG
- a CDS encoding proline dehydrogenase family protein: MLKDVLLALSESSLGRRIATDAPFARSVARRFVAGETVEDALAAARALNEGGMHVSLDYLGESVNSAEKAHAAGATIGAVVSAIGREELDANVSVKLTQLGQDIDDTFLLEVVNPLLDAAAERDLFIRFDMESAEYTQQTLDFFVERWNEGRRNVGVVLQSYLYRTEEDVAKANRLGARVRLCKGAYKEPEEVAYPDKTDVDANFVRCMEALLTDGNYPGIATHDEAMIQATKRFARDHRIDRDRFEFQMLYGVRRDIQRQLVDEGYHLRIYVPFGEAWYPYFMRRMAERPANLLFVVDSIVRESPLGFLRGNGSRGRKPTA; the protein is encoded by the coding sequence ATGCTGAAGGACGTCCTGCTCGCGTTGAGCGAGAGTTCGCTCGGACGCCGCATCGCGACGGACGCGCCGTTCGCTCGATCCGTCGCCCGTCGGTTCGTCGCCGGAGAGACCGTCGAGGACGCGCTCGCCGCGGCCCGGGCGCTGAACGAGGGCGGCATGCACGTCTCCCTGGACTATCTGGGCGAGTCCGTCAACAGCGCCGAGAAAGCGCACGCCGCGGGAGCGACGATCGGCGCCGTGGTGAGCGCGATCGGCCGGGAAGAGCTGGACGCCAACGTGAGCGTCAAGCTCACGCAGCTGGGGCAGGACATCGACGATACGTTTCTCCTGGAGGTGGTGAATCCCCTGCTCGACGCGGCCGCAGAGCGCGACCTGTTCATCCGCTTCGACATGGAGTCGGCGGAGTACACTCAGCAGACCCTGGACTTCTTCGTGGAGCGCTGGAACGAGGGCCGCCGCAACGTGGGAGTGGTGCTGCAATCGTACCTCTACCGCACGGAAGAGGACGTCGCGAAGGCGAATCGCCTGGGGGCGAGGGTGCGGCTGTGCAAGGGCGCCTACAAGGAGCCGGAGGAGGTCGCGTACCCGGACAAGACCGACGTGGACGCCAACTTCGTCCGCTGCATGGAGGCGCTGCTCACGGACGGGAACTATCCCGGGATCGCCACGCACGATGAGGCGATGATCCAGGCCACCAAGCGCTTCGCCCGGGACCACCGCATCGACCGCGATCGCTTCGAGTTCCAGATGCTATATGGAGTCCGCAGGGACATCCAGAGGCAGCTCGTGGACGAGGGGTACCACCTGCGCATATACGTACCGTTCGGCGAAGCGTGGTATCCCTATTTCATGCGCCGCATGGCCGAGAGACCGGCGAATCTCCTGTTCGTGGTCGACAGCATCGTGCGCGAATCCCCGCTCGGCTTCCTGCGCGGGAACGGGTCGAGAGGGAGGAAGCCGACGGCGTGA
- a CDS encoding DUF4212 domain-containing protein, whose amino-acid sequence MPQPKRRQSAYWRRNLRYVGALLVVWFAVSYGAGILFVEQLDRIRIPGTGFPLGFWFAQQGSIYVFVVLIFIYVRLMNRLDREFGLDEDGS is encoded by the coding sequence ATGCCCCAGCCGAAACGCCGTCAGTCGGCCTACTGGCGCCGCAACCTGCGCTACGTCGGCGCGCTGCTCGTCGTCTGGTTCGCGGTGTCCTACGGCGCAGGCATCCTGTTCGTGGAGCAACTCGACCGGATCCGCATCCCGGGCACCGGTTTCCCGCTCGGTTTCTGGTTCGCGCAGCAGGGATCCATCTACGTCTTCGTCGTCCTGATCTTCATCTACGTGCGCCTGATGAATCGGCTGGACCGGGAGTTCGGCCTGGACGAGGACGGCTCGTGA
- a CDS encoding TIGR04053 family radical SAM/SPASM domain-containing protein: protein MPTSSARPAPPPEPPPGQPSPFEEAPFLVIWETTRSCDLACKHCRAEACPIREPDELSTFEAKKMLDEVREFGPIVFVFSGGDCLKRPDIFELTAHAANLGLRVAATPAATPLADRERLERFRDAGLARLAVSIDSASDAIHDDFRGVPGAWDQAVRVLEEARDAGLSTQINTVVAHHNFDDLEAMAALAERLGIVFWEVFFLVPVGRARPEDVVGADAFERTLRWLHRRGETLPFDVKATAAPHCHRVAWQEAAKADRAARRAGSPPGAVSATQMPGARRSRHAGRVQRDGIGRARGVNDGDGFVFVGRKGEIQPSGFLPITVGNVRRDGLARTYREAPLMRALRDRDRLKGKCAVCAFRGICGGSRARAWAMTGDPTESEPCCAYVPPRYKEAVARGDAEPVASYFARRLARLQA from the coding sequence ATGCCCACCTCGTCCGCGAGACCAGCGCCCCCGCCGGAGCCGCCGCCGGGTCAGCCGTCGCCCTTCGAAGAGGCCCCTTTTCTGGTCATCTGGGAGACGACGAGATCCTGCGACCTGGCCTGCAAGCACTGCCGCGCGGAAGCCTGTCCCATCAGGGAGCCCGACGAGCTGAGCACCTTCGAGGCGAAGAAGATGCTCGATGAGGTGCGCGAGTTCGGCCCCATCGTATTCGTCTTCAGCGGGGGTGACTGCCTCAAGCGTCCGGACATCTTCGAGCTGACCGCGCACGCGGCGAACCTGGGGCTGCGCGTCGCCGCCACGCCGGCGGCCACGCCGCTCGCCGATCGGGAGCGCCTCGAGCGATTCCGCGACGCGGGCCTGGCTCGCCTGGCCGTCAGCATCGACTCCGCGTCCGACGCCATCCACGACGACTTTCGCGGCGTGCCCGGCGCCTGGGACCAGGCCGTGCGCGTGCTGGAGGAAGCTCGGGACGCGGGCCTGTCCACGCAGATCAACACCGTCGTCGCGCACCACAACTTCGACGACCTGGAGGCCATGGCGGCCCTGGCCGAGCGCCTCGGCATCGTCTTCTGGGAGGTGTTCTTCCTCGTACCCGTCGGCCGCGCGCGGCCCGAAGATGTGGTCGGCGCGGACGCCTTCGAGCGGACTCTGCGATGGCTGCACCGACGGGGGGAGACGCTGCCCTTCGACGTGAAGGCGACGGCGGCGCCTCACTGCCACAGGGTCGCCTGGCAGGAGGCGGCAAAGGCGGACCGCGCCGCGCGGCGAGCCGGCTCGCCTCCGGGAGCCGTCAGTGCCACGCAGATGCCCGGCGCGAGGCGCTCCCGCCACGCGGGTCGAGTGCAGCGAGACGGCATAGGCCGTGCCCGCGGCGTCAACGACGGCGACGGTTTCGTGTTCGTGGGCCGCAAGGGCGAGATCCAGCCTTCCGGCTTCCTTCCGATCACGGTTGGCAACGTGCGCCGGGATGGCCTCGCGCGGACGTACCGTGAGGCTCCGCTGATGCGTGCCCTGCGCGACCGCGACCGGCTCAAGGGGAAGTGCGCGGTGTGCGCCTTTCGCGGCATCTGCGGCGGCAGCCGCGCGCGCGCCTGGGCGATGACGGGCGACCCCACGGAGTCAGAGCCGTGCTGCGCGTACGTCCCGCCTCGCTACAAGGAGGCAGTGGCCCGCGGAGACGCCGAGCCGGTCGCGTCGTACTTCGCCCGGCGGCTCGCCCGGCTCCAAGCCTGA
- the queG gene encoding tRNA epoxyqueuosine(34) reductase QueG yields the protein MRGEAAGYDPVDLAQRLKRRAATEGCESAGVCRLRPSDHGDLLERWLADGLHGDMAYLERDDAVARRLDPRARDQRLRSALVIADSYGAGDLVDPADRERATIARYARGRDYHRVVKGRLRRLLRWLEGEVGRPLPAARACVDTSPVLERELARTAGLGWFGRNTMLIHPRRGSYFFLGVLLTELELAPDEPFTADHCGTCRACLDACPTDALLGRDSAGAPVMDARRCISYLTIEHRGPIPAELRPAIGNRVFGCDICQEVCPFNVRFATSEGDPAYAARGPGEAPAGVAPVGSTGAAHPGTDAPALLDLLRMSEEEWDEFSRGSAIRRAGYVGFRRNVVVAIGNWLAGPGPPDDEAVRLLGDALEDEEPLVREHAAWALERAAERRLPVAILPTEDGTPPH from the coding sequence GTGAGGGGGGAGGCGGCCGGCTACGATCCCGTGGACCTGGCCCAACGCCTCAAGCGCAGGGCCGCCACGGAGGGGTGTGAGTCCGCCGGCGTGTGCCGGCTCCGGCCGAGCGACCACGGGGATCTGCTCGAGCGTTGGCTGGCCGACGGACTGCACGGCGACATGGCCTACCTGGAGCGCGACGATGCGGTCGCACGGCGCCTCGACCCGCGAGCGCGTGACCAGCGGCTGCGCTCGGCGCTCGTGATCGCGGATTCCTACGGCGCGGGGGACCTGGTCGACCCCGCGGATAGGGAGCGCGCGACCATCGCCCGCTACGCCCGCGGGCGCGACTACCACCGGGTAGTCAAGGGAAGGCTCCGGCGTCTGCTGCGCTGGCTGGAGGGCGAGGTGGGGCGACCGTTGCCGGCGGCGCGCGCGTGCGTGGACACGAGCCCGGTGCTGGAACGCGAGCTGGCGCGCACGGCGGGCCTGGGCTGGTTCGGCCGCAATACCATGCTGATTCACCCGCGCCGCGGCTCGTACTTCTTCCTGGGCGTTCTCTTGACTGAGCTCGAACTCGCCCCCGATGAGCCCTTCACGGCAGACCACTGCGGCACGTGTCGGGCGTGCCTGGACGCATGCCCGACGGACGCGCTCCTGGGTCGCGACTCGGCCGGGGCGCCCGTGATGGACGCGCGGCGCTGCATCTCCTACCTCACGATCGAGCACCGCGGGCCGATCCCGGCGGAGCTGCGGCCGGCGATCGGAAACCGCGTTTTCGGCTGCGATATCTGTCAGGAGGTGTGTCCGTTCAACGTTCGTTTCGCGACGTCCGAGGGGGACCCCGCCTACGCGGCGCGCGGGCCCGGCGAGGCGCCGGCGGGTGTCGCGCCGGTTGGATCGACGGGCGCGGCGCACCCCGGCACCGACGCGCCGGCGCTCTTGGACCTGCTGAGAATGAGCGAGGAGGAATGGGACGAATTCTCGCGCGGCTCGGCGATCAGGCGCGCCGGGTACGTGGGCTTCAGGCGTAACGTGGTCGTGGCGATCGGCAACTGGTTGGCCGGGCCCGGACCGCCCGACGACGAAGCCGTGCGCCTGCTGGGCGACGCGCTGGAGGACGAGGAGCCGCTCGTGCGCGAACACGCCGCGTGGGCGCTGGAGCGCGCCGCGGAGCGCCGGTTGCCTGTGGCGATTCTCCCCACCGAGGACGGGACTCCTCCCCACTGA
- a CDS encoding GNAT family N-acetyltransferase — MQPTYRLEERDVGGFFRVPFEAYPDDWPYASPMASDLRRLLDPRRNPFFGEAGDGTTFTAYRRGRPIGRISAHVHHDANRRFGLKRGYFGFFDVADDEDAGRLLLEAAESWVRERGCEEIAGNFNLTSVQEIGVMTSGYARRPYSAMCWTPPHLPGMLESAGYGPFFPMSTFELELAEFDPATLMGPRQERLLNSGALAWTSLGRPGFRRRSESVRWLLNESFADNPHFVPVPKAEFDFQAGPLTWIVDPRLSVLADYEGAPAGVMVCIPDLNPFLRSTRSRMRPWTPSRYLRHRRRRDRAVIVFSGVASALRNEGLGSVMLHRVVRALKESGYSRLGITWVSDQNGPSLRFVEKLGATKLHDLALYKKPLEA, encoded by the coding sequence GTGCAACCGACCTACCGATTGGAGGAGCGCGACGTCGGCGGATTCTTCCGCGTTCCGTTCGAAGCGTACCCCGACGATTGGCCGTACGCGTCGCCCATGGCGAGCGACCTGCGCAGGCTGCTCGATCCGCGGCGCAATCCGTTCTTCGGAGAGGCCGGCGACGGAACGACCTTCACCGCCTATCGGCGCGGCCGGCCGATAGGCCGAATCAGCGCGCACGTGCACCACGACGCCAACCGCCGGTTCGGCCTGAAGCGGGGCTATTTCGGCTTCTTCGACGTCGCGGACGACGAGGACGCCGGCCGACTGCTCCTCGAAGCGGCCGAAAGCTGGGTGCGCGAGCGGGGCTGCGAGGAGATCGCGGGCAACTTCAACCTCACGTCGGTGCAGGAGATCGGGGTGATGACGAGCGGGTACGCCCGCCGCCCGTACAGCGCGATGTGTTGGACCCCGCCGCACCTGCCGGGGATGCTCGAAAGTGCCGGGTACGGGCCCTTCTTCCCGATGTCCACGTTCGAGCTCGAGCTCGCCGAGTTCGACCCGGCGACGCTCATGGGCCCGCGGCAAGAGCGCCTCTTGAACTCGGGAGCGCTCGCCTGGACCAGTCTCGGCCGACCTGGGTTCCGGCGCCGCAGCGAGAGCGTTCGCTGGCTCCTGAACGAAAGCTTCGCCGACAATCCGCACTTCGTGCCGGTGCCGAAAGCCGAGTTCGACTTCCAGGCCGGGCCGCTCACGTGGATCGTGGATCCGAGGCTGTCCGTGCTGGCCGACTACGAAGGCGCGCCGGCGGGGGTGATGGTCTGCATTCCCGATCTGAACCCCTTCCTGCGGAGCACGCGGTCCCGCATGAGGCCGTGGACGCCCAGCCGATACCTGCGCCATCGTCGGCGTCGCGACCGCGCCGTGATCGTCTTCTCGGGCGTGGCTTCCGCGCTGCGGAACGAGGGCCTCGGCAGCGTGATGCTGCACCGCGTCGTCCGCGCCCTCAAGGAGTCCGGATACTCACGCCTCGGCATCACGTGGGTCTCCGACCAGAACGGGCCGAGCCTGCGTTTCGTCGAGAAACTGGGCGCCACGAAGCTCCACGACCTGGCGCTGTACAAGAAACCTCTGGAGGCGTGA
- a CDS encoding alcohol dehydrogenase catalytic domain-containing protein, which produces MRMRAALFYEHGGPEMLRIEEVEVPQPGPGEVRLRVRAVALNHLDLWVRRGLPIDIEMPHIGGSDIAGEVDDVGPVVFGVKPGQRAVVNPSLWCGECEWCARGEHSLCVRYRIIGEHVRGGAAEFVVVPARNVYPISDGVAFERAAAAPLAFMTAWRALITQGRLRPGDTVLITGASGGVATAAVQIARFAGARVLALTSTPYLDRVRQLGAHVVYDRSDEEWSRSVWRETGKRGVDVILDSSGSTIFGPCVRSLARGGRMIVYGATTGPTGELDLRLLFWKQAHVVGSTMANHAEFLKVMDLVFSGEFDPVVDSVRPLSEIREAHARLESGEAFGKIVLVP; this is translated from the coding sequence ATGCGAATGCGAGCGGCGCTCTTCTACGAGCACGGCGGCCCGGAGATGCTCCGGATAGAAGAGGTAGAGGTGCCCCAGCCCGGCCCCGGGGAGGTGCGCCTGCGGGTGCGCGCGGTGGCGCTGAACCACCTGGACCTCTGGGTCCGGCGCGGACTCCCGATCGATATCGAGATGCCGCACATCGGCGGCTCGGACATCGCGGGAGAGGTGGACGACGTGGGGCCGGTGGTGTTCGGCGTGAAGCCGGGCCAGAGGGCCGTGGTGAATCCGTCCTTGTGGTGCGGCGAGTGCGAGTGGTGCGCCCGCGGAGAACACAGCCTGTGCGTCCGCTACCGGATCATCGGCGAGCACGTGCGGGGCGGCGCCGCGGAGTTCGTGGTGGTGCCCGCGCGCAACGTCTACCCGATCTCGGATGGCGTGGCCTTCGAGCGGGCCGCGGCGGCGCCCCTAGCGTTCATGACGGCGTGGCGCGCCCTCATCACCCAGGGCCGGTTGCGGCCGGGCGACACGGTCCTGATCACCGGGGCGTCCGGTGGGGTCGCGACCGCGGCCGTTCAGATCGCGCGTTTCGCGGGCGCCCGCGTGCTCGCGCTGACGTCCACGCCCTACCTGGATCGCGTGCGGCAACTCGGCGCGCACGTGGTCTACGACCGCTCCGACGAGGAGTGGTCTCGATCCGTCTGGCGTGAGACGGGCAAGCGCGGCGTGGATGTGATACTGGACTCCTCGGGCTCGACGATCTTCGGACCCTGCGTCCGGTCGCTGGCCCGCGGCGGCAGGATGATCGTATACGGCGCCACGACCGGCCCCACCGGCGAGCTCGATCTGCGGCTGCTGTTCTGGAAGCAGGCGCATGTCGTGGGCTCCACGATGGCAAACCACGCCGAATTCCTGAAGGTCATGGACCTGGTCTTCTCGGGCGAATTCGACCCCGTGGTGGACAGCGTGCGGCCGCTGTCGGAGATCCGCGAAGCCCACGCACGGCTGGAGTCGGGCGAGGCCTTCGGCAAGATCGTCCTCGTGCCCTGA
- a CDS encoding nucleotide pyrophosphohydrolase → MTTTQPPELTLAEAQREVDAWIGQFREGYWPPLANLARLIEEVGELAREVNHRHGPKRKRADEPDGDLALELGDVLFVLMALANEQGIDLDDALRRVLEKYRERDSGRWER, encoded by the coding sequence ATGACGACCACCCAGCCCCCGGAGCTCACTCTGGCGGAGGCGCAGCGCGAGGTAGACGCGTGGATCGGCCAGTTCCGGGAGGGATACTGGCCGCCCCTGGCGAACCTGGCGCGCCTGATCGAGGAAGTGGGCGAACTCGCCCGCGAGGTAAACCACCGCCACGGCCCGAAAAGGAAGCGCGCGGACGAGCCGGACGGAGACCTCGCGCTCGAGCTGGGAGACGTGCTGTTCGTGCTGATGGCTCTCGCCAACGAGCAAGGCATCGACCTGGACGACGCGCTACGCCGCGTGCTCGAGAAGTACCGGGAGCGCGATTCGGGGCGCTGGGAGCGCTAG
- a CDS encoding ThiF family adenylyltransferase: MNGAPFVDFDYSVMTERNAGFVTAEGQRRLRAGAVFVCGVGGMGGAALIALVRAGVGNVAITDPDRFELSNLNRQLLATLDTVGKQKALVARDHVHLLNPEARVATWGDDWVDRLDEILPAYPLVVNGMDDVRAAIQLYRKAREHRVAVIDAYTAPMPSLIRVGPDDPRPEERLDFPSLGRDPATLSAREIAECARREIEFVITHTSALAHFDARVAVEVLDGLRARPSFAPVVLTAGQLMAGEALSCLLGRPTSTDHRGWFLDPWNGRIERPCHDDALPGSATPPPTPGG, encoded by the coding sequence ATGAACGGCGCTCCATTCGTCGACTTCGACTACTCGGTCATGACCGAGCGCAACGCTGGCTTCGTCACCGCCGAGGGCCAGCGACGGCTGCGTGCGGGCGCGGTGTTCGTGTGCGGCGTCGGGGGCATGGGCGGCGCCGCGCTGATCGCCCTTGTTCGCGCCGGCGTGGGCAACGTCGCCATCACGGACCCGGATCGCTTCGAGCTGTCCAACCTGAACCGCCAGTTGCTGGCCACGCTCGACACCGTGGGTAAGCAAAAGGCGCTCGTAGCCCGCGACCACGTACATCTCTTGAATCCCGAGGCTCGGGTCGCGACATGGGGCGACGACTGGGTCGACAGGCTCGACGAGATCCTTCCCGCCTATCCGCTCGTCGTGAACGGCATGGACGACGTCCGCGCCGCCATTCAGCTCTACCGTAAGGCCAGGGAACACCGAGTCGCGGTCATAGACGCCTACACCGCCCCCATGCCGTCCCTCATCCGCGTGGGGCCCGACGATCCGAGGCCCGAGGAGCGACTCGACTTCCCCTCCCTGGGGCGCGACCCGGCCACGCTTTCCGCTCGGGAGATAGCCGAGTGCGCCCGTCGTGAGATCGAGTTCGTGATCACCCACACCTCCGCGCTCGCCCATTTCGACGCGCGCGTGGCGGTGGAGGTGCTCGACGGACTGCGGGCACGCCCCTCGTTCGCCCCGGTGGTGCTGACGGCCGGCCAGCTCATGGCCGGGGAAGCTCTGTCGTGCCTCCTCGGCCGCCCGACCAGTACCGATCACCGCGGCTGGTTTCTGGATCCGTGGAACGGGCGGATCGAGCGGCCGTGCCACGACGACGCTCTCCCTGGGTCCGCGACGCCGCCCCCCACGCCCGGAGGATGA
- a CDS encoding glycosyltransferase family A protein: MEPLIASLPWAALCVWALLRLVPSPRLGAFPARGFGSGSPTVTVVVPTLNAGHDIGPCLGTLLAARYPNLEIIVADQSSSDGTLEVARAVAERSHRVRVLGVGTPREGWRSRAWACREGARAGAGELLLFSDPDTRHHPEALARAVAALEEGEAAALSLLPRHELETLLERVLAPALLARGELAYLNARLVNRVRDARSVLVNPGFLLVRRAAYLNAGGHEAARADATADTSVARRVLEGGGVVRLLHGERFLSSRAFGARRERKPGPVGALAAGARTARRSSGPVGSWLGSALTLALWVIPPLALALAWGGAVGRWGLYATGLSLLFWVLTYARHAQPILFALTYPVGALATAALEARANPDPT; the protein is encoded by the coding sequence ATGGAACCCCTCATCGCGTCCCTGCCCTGGGCAGCTCTGTGTGTGTGGGCCCTGCTGCGGCTGGTGCCCAGTCCGCGGCTTGGCGCGTTCCCCGCGCGGGGATTCGGATCGGGCTCGCCGACCGTCACCGTGGTGGTGCCGACGCTGAACGCGGGGCACGACATCGGTCCCTGTCTGGGGACGCTGCTCGCGGCTCGCTATCCGAACCTGGAGATCATCGTCGCCGACCAGTCGAGCAGCGACGGCACCCTCGAGGTCGCGCGCGCCGTCGCGGAGCGCTCGCACCGGGTGCGGGTGCTCGGCGTGGGCACCCCGCGGGAGGGCTGGCGGTCGCGGGCCTGGGCCTGCCGGGAGGGCGCGCGCGCGGGCGCCGGTGAGTTGCTGCTGTTCTCGGACCCCGACACGCGCCACCATCCGGAGGCGCTCGCTCGCGCGGTAGCGGCGCTCGAGGAGGGGGAGGCCGCGGCCCTGAGCCTGCTCCCGAGGCACGAGTTGGAGACGCTGCTCGAGCGCGTGCTGGCGCCGGCTCTGCTAGCCAGAGGCGAGCTGGCTTATCTGAACGCCAGGCTGGTCAACCGGGTGCGCGACGCGCGTAGCGTGCTCGTGAATCCCGGCTTCCTGCTCGTGCGGCGCGCGGCCTACCTGAACGCCGGCGGACACGAGGCCGCGCGCGCCGATGCGACCGCCGATACGAGCGTGGCCAGACGCGTGCTCGAGGGAGGAGGCGTCGTGCGCCTGCTGCACGGAGAGCGATTCCTGTCCAGCCGGGCGTTCGGCGCTCGACGCGAGCGTAAGCCCGGGCCCGTCGGCGCGCTGGCGGCGGGCGCCCGCACCGCCCGGAGGTCCTCCGGTCCCGTGGGCTCTTGGCTGGGCTCGGCGTTGACGCTGGCGCTCTGGGTGATCCCGCCCCTGGCGCTGGCGCTGGCGTGGGGAGGGGCCGTCGGCCGCTGGGGCCTGTATGCCACCGGCCTGTCGCTGCTGTTCTGGGTCCTCACCTACGCGCGTCACGCGCAGCCCATTCTGTTCGCGCTGACCTACCCCGTGGGCGCGCTGGCGACGGCGGCGCTGGAGGCTCGCGCGAACCCGGACCCGACGTGA